The following coding sequences are from one Sphingomonadaceae bacterium OTU29LAMAA1 window:
- a CDS encoding terminase family protein, which produces MTDERIDVMAALAALPEAERDALLRSLPVAMRNELGERWEGGWAQPGQQAPSGEDWRIWLIRAGRGFGKTRAGAEWVTAIAGDPEALIALVGATAADVRRVMIEGPSGLRAVAKIGQTPRYTVSRGEIRWPNGARAFVYSADAPDQLRGPEHHAAWCDELAKWRRGDAAWDNLMMGMRRGPRPRVLVTTTPRPTNLMKRVLRAKGLVETRGRTRDNPFLPDAFVEHIEDSYGGTALGRQELDGEMIEDLAGALWSRAMLEGCRGDAPRDLVRVVVGVDPPAGAVAEGKGGDACGIVAVGLDGDGMAHVLADASVSAASPEGWARAVAGCAAQHRADRVIAEANQGGAMVRSVLLAAEVTLPVKLVRASRGKVARAEPVATLYERGRVRHCGRFAALEDEMCGLVAGGAYQGPGRSPDRADALVWALTELCLGRRGGGAVRGL; this is translated from the coding sequence ATGACGGACGAGCGGATCGACGTGATGGCGGCGCTCGCCGCCCTGCCCGAAGCGGAGCGCGACGCATTGCTGCGATCGCTGCCCGTGGCGATGCGCAACGAACTGGGGGAACGCTGGGAAGGCGGCTGGGCGCAGCCGGGGCAGCAGGCGCCGAGCGGCGAGGATTGGCGGATCTGGCTGATCCGGGCCGGGCGCGGGTTCGGCAAGACGCGTGCGGGCGCCGAGTGGGTGACGGCGATCGCGGGCGATCCGGAGGCGCTGATCGCCCTGGTCGGTGCAACCGCCGCCGATGTGCGCCGGGTGATGATCGAGGGGCCGAGCGGCCTGCGTGCGGTCGCAAAGATCGGCCAGACACCGCGCTATACCGTCAGCCGCGGCGAAATCCGCTGGCCCAACGGGGCGCGGGCGTTCGTCTATTCGGCGGACGCGCCGGACCAGTTGCGCGGGCCGGAGCATCATGCGGCGTGGTGCGACGAACTGGCGAAATGGCGGCGCGGCGATGCGGCGTGGGACAATCTGATGATGGGGATGCGGCGGGGGCCGCGTCCGCGCGTGCTGGTGACGACGACGCCGCGACCGACCAACCTGATGAAGCGGGTGCTGCGGGCGAAGGGGCTGGTCGAGACGCGCGGGCGGACGCGCGACAATCCGTTCCTGCCCGACGCCTTCGTCGAGCATATCGAGGACAGCTATGGCGGCACGGCGCTGGGGCGGCAGGAACTGGATGGCGAGATGATCGAGGATCTGGCCGGTGCCTTGTGGTCGCGCGCGATGCTGGAGGGGTGCCGGGGGGATGCGCCACGCGATCTGGTGCGGGTGGTGGTCGGCGTCGATCCGCCGGCGGGGGCCGTGGCCGAGGGCAAGGGCGGCGATGCCTGCGGGATCGTCGCGGTCGGGCTGGACGGCGACGGCATGGCGCATGTGCTGGCCGATGCCAGCGTGTCCGCGGCATCGCCGGAAGGCTGGGCGCGGGCGGTGGCGGGTTGCGCGGCGCAACATCGCGCCGACCGGGTGATCGCGGAAGCCAACCAGGGTGGCGCGATGGTGCGGTCGGTGTTGCTGGCGGCGGAGGTGACGCTGCCGGTGAAGCTGGTGCGGGCGAGCCGGGGCAAGGTGGCGCGGGCGGAGCCGGTGGCGACGTTATACGAACGCGGCCGCGTGCGGCATTGCGGGCGGTTCGCGGCGCTGGAGGACGAGATGTGCGGGCTGGTGGCCGGGGGTGCATATCAGGGGCCGGGGCGGTCGCCGGATCGGGCGGATGCCTTGGTCTGGGCGCTGACGGAATTGTGTCTGGGGCGGCGGGGTGGGGGCGCCGTGCGGGGGTTGTAG
- the dapF gene encoding diaminopimelate epimerase: MRFAFVKCHGSGNDFPLIDARGIDLAEADWAAVARALADRRGPVGGDGLLLLGQGTDDHDFSMAMYNADGSQAETCLNGLRCVARMGFEALGLDMARVRLKTSDAIVERDADLAAGVYTVRETAGPAGLDVRVWPLHAGVERIVETPVPPLVSERRFIAVAMPNPHLVTFVEAVDEAELVAIGEACEAAPHWLPNRANVSFVEVRGRDLFVRTFERGVGLTDSCGSAMAASSFAACLTGRLAYDTPITVFNKGGLVRASVTRDAMVSLSGNATWEWRGSIDVDIAAERAGDLVVEAHADAEIAAWAGIADLASR, encoded by the coding sequence GTGCGCTTCGCCTTCGTGAAATGCCATGGGTCGGGCAACGACTTTCCGCTGATCGACGCGCGCGGCATCGATCTGGCTGAGGCGGACTGGGCGGCGGTCGCGCGTGCGCTGGCGGACCGGCGCGGCCCGGTGGGTGGCGACGGGCTGTTGCTGTTGGGCCAGGGTACCGACGATCATGATTTTTCCATGGCGATGTACAATGCGGATGGCAGCCAGGCGGAGACGTGCCTGAACGGCTTGCGCTGCGTCGCCCGGATGGGGTTCGAGGCGCTGGGGCTGGATATGGCGCGGGTGCGGCTGAAGACGTCGGACGCCATCGTCGAGCGCGACGCGGATCTTGCGGCTGGCGTCTACACCGTGCGCGAGACGGCGGGGCCCGCCGGGCTGGACGTGCGGGTATGGCCGTTGCACGCGGGCGTCGAACGGATCGTCGAGACGCCGGTCCCGCCGCTGGTCAGCGAGCGGCGCTTTATCGCAGTGGCAATGCCCAACCCGCATCTGGTGACGTTCGTCGAGGCGGTGGACGAGGCGGAACTGGTCGCGATCGGGGAAGCGTGCGAAGCGGCGCCGCACTGGCTGCCCAACCGCGCCAACGTTTCCTTCGTCGAGGTTCGGGGACGCGACCTTTTCGTACGAACGTTCGAGCGCGGCGTCGGATTGACCGACAGCTGCGGCAGCGCAATGGCGGCGTCTAGCTTTGCCGCCTGCCTGACCGGGCGGTTGGCCTATGATACGCCGATCACAGTGTTCAACAAGGGCGGGCTAGTGCGCGCGAGCGTGACGCGCGATGCGATGGTCAGCCTGTCGGGCAATGCGACCTGGGAATGGCGTGGTTCGATCGACGTCGACATTGCTGCGGAACGCGCGGGCGACCTGGTCGTCGAAGCGCATGCCGACGCCGAGATCGCGGCCTGGGCGGGAATCGCGGATTTGGCCAGCCGCTAG
- a CDS encoding helix-turn-helix domain-containing protein yields the protein MITAIREVRRAKNLTLEEVARRCSPPTTAQTIGRLETGTRTVSVGWINRIALALEVAPADLVTLPERASLPVAATLDADGAHAPRQPQTLTPPQPGAGSIAVRVTGGIADYRAGDELWCDLRTPDTFSQALNRDVLVPVPPGRFLFARLIGIDGETLLLLPSTPGARPTSVSSPPWLAQAAKLIRSL from the coding sequence ATGATTACCGCGATAAGAGAGGTACGTAGGGCCAAAAATCTGACGCTGGAGGAGGTCGCCCGCCGATGCTCGCCTCCAACAACCGCCCAGACGATCGGACGACTCGAGACCGGCACCCGCACTGTTTCGGTCGGCTGGATCAACCGCATCGCTCTCGCTCTCGAGGTCGCGCCGGCGGATCTCGTCACGCTCCCGGAACGCGCATCGCTACCGGTGGCCGCGACGTTGGATGCGGATGGTGCGCATGCCCCCCGCCAGCCGCAGACGCTCACCCCGCCCCAGCCCGGCGCCGGCAGCATCGCGGTCAGGGTTACCGGCGGCATCGCCGATTATCGCGCCGGCGACGAACTCTGGTGTGACCTGCGCACGCCCGACACCTTCTCGCAGGCACTGAACCGCGACGTGCTCGTTCCTGTCCCACCCGGTCGCTTCCTCTTCGCCCGCCTGATCGGCATCGACGGCGAAACCCTCCTCCTCCTCCCATCGACTCCGGGAGCCCGCCCCACATCGGTGTCATCCCCCCCGTGGCTCGCGCAGGCCGCCAAGCTGATCCGCTCGCTATAG
- a CDS encoding ATP-binding cassette domain-containing protein has protein sequence MLNLNGITVRLGGRTILDGASASLPPGSRVGLIGRNGAGKSTLVRVIAGMLEPDDGTADMPRGARLGYIAQEAPSGTATPFDTVLAADTERAALMIESETSEDPDRLGDVYERLIAIDAYTAPMRAAQILLGLGFDEDMQQRPLDSFSGGWKMRVALAALLFSQPDLLLLDEPSNHLDLEAVMWLEDFLVGYKATIVVVSHERDFLNNVVDHILHLQNGKIQLYPGGYDSFERQRAERMAQLAAAKANQDIQRAKLQDYVARNSARASTAKQAQSRQKMLAKMQPIAELANDPSLSFDFPDPTELRPPLITLDMASVGYSETPILKRLNMRLDPDDRVALLGRNGNGKTTLARLLAAQLTPMDGEMASSGKMKVGYFTQYQVEELDADDTPLEHMTRIMKGASPAAVRAQLGRFGFSGDKAVGKVGKMSGGEKARLALALITRDAPHMLILDEPTNHLDVDAREALVQALNAYTGAVVLVSHDRHMLEMTADRLVLVDNGTAKEFDGTLDDYIAFVLAGDKQPEPKAKKPKGKPIDRDAEKLRRKTIRDTEAEIATLTSDRNAIDRAMFDPKTAEDRFAKLAMSELMKRRADVQDRIETLEAKWLEATEALEAA, from the coding sequence ATGCTCAACCTCAACGGCATCACCGTGCGCCTCGGCGGCCGCACGATCCTCGACGGCGCATCCGCATCGCTGCCCCCCGGCAGCCGCGTCGGCCTCATCGGTCGCAACGGCGCGGGCAAGTCGACGCTCGTCCGCGTCATCGCCGGCATGCTCGAACCCGACGACGGCACCGCCGACATGCCCCGCGGCGCCCGCCTCGGCTATATCGCGCAGGAAGCGCCCTCCGGCACCGCTACCCCGTTCGACACCGTGCTCGCCGCCGACACCGAACGCGCCGCGCTGATGATCGAATCGGAAACCAGCGAAGACCCCGACCGCCTCGGCGACGTCTACGAACGCCTGATCGCGATCGACGCCTACACCGCGCCGATGCGGGCAGCACAAATTCTGCTCGGCCTCGGCTTCGACGAGGATATGCAGCAGCGCCCGCTCGACAGCTTCTCGGGCGGCTGGAAGATGCGCGTCGCGCTCGCCGCGCTCCTGTTCTCGCAACCCGACTTGCTGCTGCTCGACGAGCCCTCGAACCACCTCGATCTCGAAGCCGTCATGTGGCTCGAGGATTTCCTCGTCGGCTACAAGGCGACGATCGTCGTCGTCAGCCACGAACGCGATTTCCTCAACAACGTGGTGGATCACATCCTCCACCTCCAGAACGGCAAGATCCAGCTCTATCCGGGCGGCTACGACAGCTTCGAGCGCCAGCGCGCCGAGCGCATGGCGCAGCTCGCCGCCGCCAAGGCGAACCAGGATATCCAGCGCGCAAAGCTGCAGGATTACGTCGCCCGCAATTCCGCCCGCGCCTCCACCGCCAAGCAGGCGCAAAGCCGGCAGAAGATGCTGGCCAAGATGCAGCCGATCGCCGAACTCGCCAACGATCCGTCGCTGTCGTTCGACTTCCCCGATCCCACCGAACTGCGCCCGCCGCTCATCACGCTCGACATGGCGTCGGTCGGCTACAGCGAGACGCCGATCCTCAAGCGCCTCAACATGCGCCTCGACCCCGACGATCGCGTCGCGTTGCTCGGCCGCAACGGCAACGGCAAGACCACGCTCGCCCGCCTGCTCGCCGCACAGCTGACGCCGATGGACGGCGAGATGGCCTCGTCGGGCAAGATGAAGGTCGGATATTTCACCCAATATCAGGTCGAGGAACTCGACGCCGACGATACCCCGCTCGAACACATGACCCGGATCATGAAGGGCGCCAGCCCCGCCGCGGTCCGCGCCCAGCTCGGCCGGTTCGGTTTCTCGGGCGACAAGGCGGTCGGCAAGGTCGGCAAGATGTCCGGCGGCGAAAAGGCGCGGCTCGCGCTCGCGCTCATCACCCGCGACGCGCCGCATATGCTGATCCTCGACGAACCGACCAACCACTTGGACGTCGATGCCCGCGAGGCGTTGGTGCAGGCGCTCAACGCCTATACCGGTGCCGTCGTCCTCGTCAGCCACGATCGCCACATGCTCGAAATGACCGCCGACCGCCTCGTGCTGGTCGACAACGGCACCGCCAAGGAATTCGACGGCACGCTCGACGATTACATCGCCTTCGTCCTCGCCGGCGACAAGCAGCCCGAACCCAAGGCCAAGAAGCCCAAGGGCAAACCGATCGACCGGGACGCCGAAAAGCTGCGTCGAAAGACGATCCGCGATACCGAGGCGGAGATCGCTACCCTCACCAGCGACCGCAATGCGATCGACCGCGCGATGTTCGATCCCAAGACGGCCGAAGATCGCTTCGCCAAACTGGCGATGAGCGAGCTGATGAAGCGCCGCGCCGACGTGCAGGACCGGATCGAGACACTGGAAGCGAAATGGCTGGAAGCGACCGAAGCGCTCGAAGCGGCATAA
- a CDS encoding PAS domain S-box protein, with product MHPASGPIAHGLIGRNLEVVDVDGAYAGLLGLTRDQIIGRPALDFTYPDDRAAAALFIGRVWRETQTMSATQRHIHADGHAIWVNVHISRIGTGNDRRLVVTCRPLPRSTAPSTVEAQWRMARLLLQAMEGGKRAFGDALIGNPATEILLLSYVAEAEAATAQAGDIALRIGVTWPLTRRWLLALADAGFIETEVPGAIGPTTPIRLTPRALALIEAIFGALISVVRDSLVPA from the coding sequence ATGCATCCTGCGTCGGGACCGATCGCCCATGGTCTGATCGGACGCAATCTGGAAGTCGTCGATGTGGACGGCGCCTATGCCGGGCTGCTCGGATTGACGCGCGATCAGATTATCGGTCGGCCTGCGCTCGACTTCACATATCCCGACGATCGGGCCGCCGCGGCGTTGTTCATCGGTCGCGTCTGGCGCGAGACGCAAACGATGTCGGCGACCCAGCGTCATATCCACGCCGACGGGCATGCGATCTGGGTCAACGTCCACATCTCGCGGATCGGCACCGGCAACGATCGACGTCTCGTCGTGACCTGTCGTCCGCTGCCACGCAGCACCGCGCCGTCGACGGTCGAGGCGCAATGGCGGATGGCACGGCTGCTGCTACAGGCGATGGAGGGCGGCAAGCGCGCCTTTGGCGACGCGCTGATCGGCAATCCCGCTACCGAGATCCTGCTGCTCAGCTATGTCGCCGAAGCGGAGGCCGCTACCGCGCAGGCGGGGGACATCGCCCTGAGGATCGGCGTCACATGGCCGCTCACCCGGCGCTGGCTGCTTGCGCTCGCCGACGCCGGCTTTATCGAGACGGAGGTGCCGGGGGCGATCGGCCCGACCACGCCGATCCGCCTGACGCCGCGGGCGCTCGCCCTGATCGAGGCGATCTTCGGTGCGTTGATATCGGTCGTCCGGGATTCGCTGGTTCCGGCCTGA
- a CDS encoding DUF6456 domain-containing protein gives MQELMVRTVGRGRNVSINDAESPLGWLKARGLVDARQFEAGERLRGDYEMAAMGPRVTMRWSARVDGGGSGCEPDPSGAQIAAKRRFDEAMASAGRGLGDVLWRVICANEGLPAAEKALGWPARAGRLVLTLALDRLADHYRLI, from the coding sequence ATGCAAGAATTGATGGTGCGGACGGTTGGACGGGGACGCAATGTGAGCATCAACGACGCCGAATCACCGCTGGGCTGGCTGAAGGCGCGGGGACTGGTTGATGCGCGCCAGTTCGAGGCAGGCGAGCGGTTGCGCGGCGACTACGAGATGGCCGCGATGGGACCGCGGGTGACGATGCGCTGGTCCGCCCGGGTGGACGGCGGCGGCAGCGGCTGCGAACCGGACCCGAGCGGGGCGCAGATCGCGGCGAAGCGACGCTTCGACGAGGCCATGGCGTCAGCCGGACGCGGATTGGGCGATGTGCTGTGGCGGGTGATCTGCGCCAACGAAGGGTTGCCTGCAGCGGAGAAGGCGCTGGGCTGGCCGGCGCGTGCGGGACGGCTGGTGCTGACGCTGGCACTCGACCGGCTGGCGGATCATTACCGGCTAATCTGA
- a CDS encoding metalloregulator ArsR/SmtB family transcription factor produces the protein MTAPIARPIQAARLFAALGDPTRLSLLVILRGGGTRPITRLAASLGMTRQAVTKHLRTLEEAGLVEVTRQGRETLYTCRPQALDDARRSLDAIAGRWDSIRPPQP, from the coding sequence ATGACCGCGCCTATTGCCAGACCGATACAGGCAGCGCGTTTGTTCGCCGCGCTCGGCGACCCTACCCGCCTGTCTTTGCTCGTCATTCTTCGCGGCGGAGGCACACGTCCGATTACACGTCTTGCCGCCTCCCTCGGCATGACGCGGCAGGCGGTGACCAAGCATCTACGGACGCTGGAGGAAGCAGGGCTGGTGGAGGTCACCCGCCAGGGCCGCGAGACGCTCTATACATGCCGCCCCCAGGCTTTGGACGACGCCCGCCGGTCGCTTGATGCTATCGCCGGACGATGGGACAGCATCCGGCCCCCGCAGCCATAA